One part of the Hydra vulgaris chromosome 01, alternate assembly HydraT2T_AEP genome encodes these proteins:
- the LOC100211049 gene encoding prostaglandin reductase 1 isoform X2, whose product MFECQQKSAAAEFLTVAATAYYTVFELSKLRVADSVLVHFVAGGVGSMLCQMLQNSGCNVVGVVGATHKVKTAKYLGCSSVIHKSIHNVWEEAKKVAPNGFAAIFDTDGVKTLKDSYNHIKYGGCLISYDDVIKQGCHSF is encoded by the exons ATGTTTGAATGTCAGCAAAAGTCAGCAGCTGCTGAATTTCTAACAGTTGCTGCCACTGCTTACTATACAGTTTTTGAGCTAAGCAAATTGCGTGTTGCTGACTCTGTGTTAGTACATTTTGTAGCAGGAGGTGTTGGATCTATGTTGTGTCAAATGCTACAAAATTCTGGATGCAATGTTGTGGGAGTTGTTGGAGCAACTCACAAGGTTAAAACAGCCAAATATCTAG gaTGCTCGTCAGTTATTCATAAATCTATTCATAATGTATGGGAAGAAGCCAAAAAAGTTGCACCAAATGGCTTTGCTGCCATTTTTGACACTGATGGAGTTAAAACTCTGAAAGATAGCTATAATCATATTAAATATGGCGGATGTCTAATATCgtatg